One Chlorobaculum limnaeum genomic window carries:
- a CDS encoding TRC40/GET3/ArsA family transport-energizing ATPase — MRLILMTGKGGVGKTSMAAATGLRCAELGYKTLVLSTDPAHSLADSFDVPLGHEPREVRRNLWGAELDVLEELEQNWGSVKRYMTEVLQARGLDGVQAEELAILPGMDEIFGLVRVFRHHREGDYDVLIIDSAPTGTALRLLSIPEVGGWYMRRLYKPLEKMAVYLRPLVEPIFRPLAGFSLPDKEMMDLPYEFYGQIEALGKILTDNSVTSARLVTNPEKMVIKESLRAQAYLSLYNISIDMVISNRIIPDEVTDPYFQYWKENQKIYRQEIIDSFSPLPVKEVPLWSREICGLATLEKLKELLYGDEDPSQVYYRRNPYHIRQTEGGYDLELLLPNMPDETVQLSKSGDELNIRIGNHRRNMVLPQALATLKTTGARREGDRLVIGFAEEIS, encoded by the coding sequence ATGCGTCTGATTCTCATGACGGGGAAAGGCGGGGTTGGCAAAACCTCGATGGCGGCGGCCACCGGATTGCGTTGCGCCGAGCTGGGCTATAAAACCCTGGTGCTGAGCACCGATCCGGCCCACTCTCTCGCCGACAGTTTCGATGTGCCGCTTGGCCACGAGCCGCGCGAGGTGCGCCGGAATCTCTGGGGCGCGGAACTCGACGTGCTCGAAGAGCTGGAGCAGAACTGGGGAAGCGTCAAGCGCTACATGACCGAGGTGCTCCAGGCCCGCGGGCTGGACGGCGTGCAGGCCGAGGAGTTGGCCATCCTGCCCGGCATGGACGAGATTTTCGGGCTGGTCAGGGTGTTCCGCCACCACAGGGAGGGCGATTACGACGTGCTGATCATCGATTCCGCCCCAACCGGTACAGCCTTGCGCCTCTTGAGCATTCCCGAGGTGGGCGGCTGGTATATGCGGCGATTGTACAAGCCGCTCGAAAAGATGGCCGTTTATCTGCGGCCGCTGGTGGAGCCGATCTTCAGGCCGCTCGCCGGTTTTTCACTGCCCGACAAGGAGATGATGGACTTGCCCTACGAGTTTTACGGGCAGATCGAGGCGCTCGGCAAGATTCTGACCGACAACAGCGTCACCTCGGCGCGGCTCGTCACCAATCCCGAGAAGATGGTCATCAAGGAGTCGCTCCGGGCGCAGGCTTACCTCAGCCTCTACAACATCTCCATCGACATGGTCATCTCCAACAGAATCATTCCCGACGAGGTGACCGACCCCTATTTTCAGTACTGGAAGGAGAACCAGAAAATCTACCGGCAGGAGATCATCGACAGCTTCAGTCCGCTGCCCGTCAAGGAGGTTCCTCTCTGGTCACGGGAGATTTGCGGGCTTGCGACGCTCGAAAAGCTCAAGGAGCTGCTCTATGGCGACGAAGACCCGTCACAAGTCTATTACCGGCGCAATCCCTATCACATCAGGCAGACAGAGGGGGGATACGATCTCGAACTGCTGCTTCCCAACATGCCGGACGAAACGGTTCAGTTGAGCAAGAGCGGCGACGAGCTGAATATCCGGATCGGCAACCACCGGCGGAACATGGTGCTGCCGCAGGCTCTGGCCACGCTCAAAACCACCGGAGCGCGAAGGGAAGGTGACCGGCTTGTCATCGGATTTGCTGAAGAGATTTCCTGA
- a CDS encoding PAS domain-containing protein → MSTHSGFNHRLRNYILKKHGSVNAFCRAVGIKYPAQMTPYLKGKCLPGKKMLDRLEKDGADIDWILTGHAVGEQVSPISDALALSRYRMDIDNLLRQVRMHIGRFEERLKPAIEAYAVLDDEEKIVDLSSSIEKFLSFAPGSLAGVSLAEILHPDDYLHFKNALDRQKPHEAVLMFYSRFKSGDGSWMNVEWSLSVKRKPMTDQNEYAMILRKTDNQLF, encoded by the coding sequence ATGAGCACACATAGCGGATTCAATCATCGTCTCAGAAATTATATCCTCAAAAAGCACGGCTCGGTCAATGCCTTTTGCCGGGCGGTAGGCATCAAATACCCGGCGCAGATGACTCCGTATCTCAAGGGCAAGTGTCTTCCGGGAAAAAAGATGCTCGACCGGCTCGAAAAGGATGGAGCCGATATCGACTGGATCCTCACCGGTCATGCCGTGGGCGAGCAGGTGAGTCCGATCAGCGACGCTCTGGCGCTTTCCCGGTACCGCATGGATATCGACAATCTGCTTCGACAGGTGCGCATGCACATCGGCAGGTTCGAGGAGCGCCTCAAGCCGGCCATCGAGGCATATGCTGTTCTGGACGATGAAGAAAAAATTGTCGATCTGAGCAGCTCGATCGAGAAGTTCCTGAGTTTCGCGCCGGGTTCGCTGGCCGGAGTATCGCTTGCGGAAATTCTTCACCCGGATGATTACCTGCACTTCAAGAACGCGCTCGACCGCCAGAAGCCCCATGAGGCTGTGCTCATGTTCTATTCGAGGTTCAAGTCCGGCGATGGTTCCTGGATGAATGTCGAATGGAGTCTTTCGGTCAAAAGAAAGCCCATGACCGACCAGAACGAGTACGCGATGATTCTGCGCAAAACCGATAACCAGCTCTTCTGA
- a CDS encoding DUF475 domain-containing protein has translation MQELVQQIVEHPASSLLVILNLVVIEGLLSVDNAAVLATMVLDLPQQQRPAALRYGIIGAYLFRGLFLVFAASLVSIWWLKPFGGIYLLYLVWSWWNSRSAKDAGALSNEKRNNRLYRFVAGRIGPFWSTVIFVEMMDIAFSIDNVFAAVAFTDNIILVCTGVFIGILTMRFVAYGFIRLMEEYAFLESCAYIVLAVLGLRLTFSVFEHLWPTMAISGYLAGHHADLVMSVITVSIFLVPIVTSALFNVPARETDG, from the coding sequence ATGCAAGAACTTGTCCAGCAAATCGTTGAGCACCCTGCGTCGTCACTGCTCGTCATTTTGAATCTTGTCGTGATCGAGGGGCTGCTGTCGGTGGACAATGCCGCAGTGCTCGCGACCATGGTTCTCGACCTTCCCCAGCAACAGCGCCCGGCAGCGCTAAGATATGGCATTATCGGCGCTTATCTATTCAGAGGCCTTTTTCTGGTTTTTGCCGCCTCCCTGGTCAGCATCTGGTGGCTCAAGCCTTTTGGCGGCATCTACCTGCTCTATCTGGTCTGGAGCTGGTGGAACAGTCGGAGCGCAAAGGATGCGGGCGCACTCAGTAACGAAAAGCGCAACAATCGCCTCTATCGATTTGTCGCGGGAAGGATTGGTCCATTCTGGTCTACGGTGATATTTGTCGAGATGATGGATATTGCGTTTTCAATCGACAATGTCTTTGCGGCGGTCGCTTTCACGGATAATATCATTCTGGTCTGTACCGGAGTCTTCATCGGAATCCTGACCATGCGTTTCGTTGCATACGGTTTTATCCGGCTGATGGAAGAGTATGCTTTCCTGGAGTCTTGCGCCTATATCGTGCTTGCTGTTCTGGGTTTGCGGTTGACCTTCAGTGTTTTCGAGCATCTCTGGCCGACAATGGCGATCAGTGGCTATCTCGCAGGACATCACGCAGATCTGGTTATGTCGGTCATCACGGTGTCGATTTTTCTGGTTCCGATAGTTACCAGCGCCCTGTTCAATGTTCCGGCCAGGGAAACCGATGGATGA
- a CDS encoding potassium transporter Kup, translating to MSTTSGDSHLSSRSHSSDTDPRRLATLSLAALGVVFGDIGTSPLYAIRECFHGEFSIPVTTPNVLGVLSLLIWALLLIVTLKYLTFIMKADNEGEGGILALTSLIISHSKKNKSERWILVGIGLFGAALLYGDGMITPSISVLSAVEGIQLVAPSFTPFMIPVTIVILAGLFLFQHHGTAKVGSFFGPIILIWFTSIGLCGLAEIIRYPQILQAVFPWYGIEFLMNNHAQGFMVLGAVFLAVTGAEALYADMGHFGKRPIRLTWLVLVLPALLMNYFGQGAVLLSEPEKSYNPFYALVPSWGLIPMVILATLATIIASQALITGVFSLTQQGIQLGYIPRLTVRHTSASHIGQIYVPAANWSLMFATIALVAGFGSSSKLASAYGVAVTATMLISAVLFYYVARDLWNWNRLAINLLMGFFLIIDLSFFGASVSKLFHGAWFPLVIGFVLFTVMLTWKQGRQLLMQQIQERTLTVAEFAESLAIQQPQRVKGQAVYLTANPDVVPMALLHNMRHNKILHSEVGLLNFSTERVPRVPNSKKVEVVQLNYGMYKIIARYGFMEYPNIRQVLALANQQGMHFRPEAISFFLNREKIVTGMKSKMSVWRKKLFALMARNALSATAYYDLPSGQVIEIGVQVQI from the coding sequence ATGTCCACGACATCCGGAGATTCTCATTTATCTTCCCGTTCCCACTCCAGTGATACTGATCCCAGGCGACTCGCCACCCTGTCGCTTGCAGCGCTTGGCGTGGTATTCGGCGATATTGGCACCAGTCCGCTTTACGCCATCCGAGAGTGTTTTCATGGTGAATTCAGCATTCCCGTGACTACTCCAAACGTGCTTGGAGTGCTTTCACTGCTGATCTGGGCGCTCCTTCTGATTGTTACCCTGAAGTATCTGACCTTCATCATGAAGGCCGACAACGAGGGCGAAGGAGGCATTCTCGCCCTGACCTCGCTGATCATTTCGCACAGCAAAAAGAACAAGAGCGAACGGTGGATACTGGTCGGTATCGGCCTGTTTGGCGCGGCGCTGCTGTATGGCGATGGCATGATCACGCCATCGATTTCGGTGCTCAGCGCCGTCGAGGGTATTCAGCTCGTGGCTCCGAGTTTCACCCCCTTCATGATACCCGTGACTATTGTCATTCTTGCTGGGCTTTTTCTGTTTCAGCATCACGGCACGGCCAAGGTCGGGTCGTTTTTCGGGCCCATCATTCTGATCTGGTTCACTTCCATCGGACTTTGCGGCCTCGCTGAAATCATCCGTTATCCGCAGATATTGCAGGCAGTGTTTCCGTGGTACGGTATCGAATTTCTGATGAACAACCATGCCCAAGGCTTCATGGTGCTTGGCGCGGTTTTTCTCGCCGTGACCGGCGCAGAGGCGCTTTACGCCGACATGGGCCATTTCGGCAAACGCCCGATCCGGCTGACCTGGCTGGTGCTGGTGCTGCCAGCCCTGTTGATGAACTATTTCGGACAGGGAGCGGTGCTGCTCTCCGAGCCTGAAAAGTCATACAATCCCTTCTATGCGCTGGTGCCATCATGGGGGCTGATTCCGATGGTCATCCTTGCGACGCTCGCGACCATCATCGCCTCGCAGGCGCTCATCACGGGGGTCTTTTCTCTGACCCAGCAGGGCATCCAGCTCGGCTATATTCCGCGCCTCACCGTCAGGCATACCTCGGCCAGCCATATCGGACAGATTTACGTTCCGGCTGCCAACTGGTCGCTGATGTTCGCCACGATTGCGCTGGTCGCAGGGTTCGGTTCTTCGAGCAAGCTCGCGTCGGCTTACGGCGTGGCGGTGACGGCGACCATGCTGATTTCAGCCGTTCTGTTCTATTATGTCGCCCGTGATCTCTGGAACTGGAACCGCTTGGCCATCAATCTTCTGATGGGATTTTTCCTGATCATCGACCTGTCGTTTTTTGGCGCCAGCGTCAGCAAGCTGTTCCATGGAGCATGGTTTCCGCTGGTGATCGGCTTCGTGCTCTTTACAGTGATGCTGACCTGGAAGCAGGGGCGTCAGCTTCTGATGCAGCAGATTCAGGAGCGTACGCTCACGGTTGCCGAGTTCGCCGAAAGTCTCGCCATTCAACAGCCCCAGCGGGTCAAGGGCCAGGCGGTCTATCTGACGGCCAATCCCGACGTGGTGCCGATGGCTCTGTTGCACAACATGCGCCACAACAAGATTCTCCATTCTGAGGTCGGGCTGCTCAACTTCTCCACCGAGCGGGTGCCGAGGGTGCCGAACAGCAAAAAGGTCGAGGTGGTGCAGCTCAATTACGGCATGTACAAGATCATCGCCCGGTACGGCTTCATGGAGTATCCCAACATCCGGCAGGTACTCGCCCTGGCCAACCAGCAGGGAATGCACTTCAGGCCCGAAGCGATCAGCTTCTTTCTCAACCGGGAGAAGATCGTGACTGGCATGAAATCGAAAATGAGCGTCTGGCGTAAAAAGCTGTTTGCGCTGATGGCGCGCAACGCGCTGAGCGCAACGGCCTACTACGATCTTCCTTCGGGCCAGGTTATCGAGATTGGCGTACAGGTGCAGATTTGA